acaaaaattttaaacctaagtgactaaaacaaaaatacgataatagttgggtgactatttataaaatttaccctttttctttATGGGAAGAAAGGGTAAGTGAAAAAaatgcataatgataaatttaaccttcaatatttactttttttgtcaatttagatCTTATTctgtttttagttaaatttgatcattaatttttttaaaaagagtcgaatcgttttttaataaatgtttactaaaactttaatttttttaacaatgtaAGCATGAAAAGCAAAGCTAGAAATTTGGTAATGGAGCAAaagtgaaaatttaatttaaaatagacTCAAATTAAATACTTTATAATTGAAAAGGGATAAAACTGATATTTTACCACTTAGTTAAGGGAACCAAGCCCACTGTTTGCCCCCTCTAGCCACACCCTTAGTCAACTTGATAACTCGTATGGTAGTTTACGTGTACTTCATAATTGACAtgattttatttatcttatatgttatgttaaaaaataatttaaagttagaaaatattcaaaagaataaaaaaattttaaaagtatgaaGTATATGCGGATTGTCATACGAGTTACCATGTATAAGAATTTAATTTTGTTGCcagtattttcattaaaaaatagcAATTCAACTCTTGGGTCAAACttagctaaaaataataataatggttaaaTTGACATAAGATGTGaacattaaaagttaaatttatcattaaaaattaGCTAAAGGGTATATAAGCCCCTTCAGTTTAACAAAAATATCTATTAAACCTCTCCACGAAAATTGccttcaattaaacccctaaaataaaaaattatatcaattaaaccCGTTTATTGATggtttacatcttttacaatgaTTATCATAAAGTACTCAGATGTATTCTTGATGGTCGTAGGAGTCATGGTGCATAGCATATACAGAGTGGCAGCAAGGGATTCTAGCCAACATCCATTCTCTGCTTGTACAAGTCATCAACTTCAAGTCAACAATGTGCTGGTTGTCTTGATGGCTCACCTCAAATCTCCCATCACCATTCCATATCAGCCTACTGTGGTTGGATTGCTCTATATTTTTCTACAACTTCTCAGGAACCCTTAGTGCTATGTTTGTTCTCCATTTTGCTTCCCGAGTCCTCTTAAGATGCATCATTTATATCACCAGTATTCTGATATCTTCCAACATTGTTATAATTGAATTGCACCTTGCATCCAAAAGCCACCCATTGAAAGTTTTTGCCAAGTTGTTGTCCGCTCTTGTTGGTACCCTTGAAGTAGGCCTTAGACCAATGCTCAATTGGTGTTTCTAGACGATCATTACTTCAATTATGACCCATTCTTCAACTCTTCATCCAATTGTTCAACAAACATTGCCCTAACACACTTCCAAAATTGGAATTTTCTATTTATCTCTTTCCATTTCTTGTGCCAATTTGTCTGGCACACATTCTGGGAAAAACTCATTGCGTATAGGCAGCAGACCTTTCTATAGGCATATAACACAACTAAGTAAATTCATTTGGATGATCTAAATCCACCATcggattttctaaaaaccatttCCATGACTGTTTGCCCTCCCATTCAACTGCCCATCCCACAGGGAACATTTGATTGTTGCCATCCCTGCCAACAACAGCTAGTAGTTCCCTTTTGCAAACTGAGTTCAAGAAGCAACCATCAATCACAATGAATGGTTTGTAACCCTCCTTCCAACCTtgcaaaaccaaaagaaaaaatggTACACCAACTAATGGTACATACATTCTTACTAAACCAAAAAATAGATTCAGCAAAGTAAATACCATACCTTGTTTCAAACCAGCTAAGCAGTCATACAACCTGTAGAATATTGCTTTGCCATCATTGTCTCTGTATACTTGAATTGAGACAGTACTACCAGGGTTACTAGAAATCAATTCAACAGCATACCCCCACAGATGGACATATTCATCTATGTAAAACCCCTTCTTCTCCTTAAGAACCCCTCTCCTAGCTGTCTGACATATGTTATAACTAGCATAAACTCTTATATTTTTGCAACTCTCCTTTAGCGTGGCCACTATCATTATTGGATCGGCTAGGATTTTGTCCTTAAAACACTTTTTGGGTATACTTGCAAGAGATAATGTTGTTCTTATTACTCCTAACACACTCAAGGACATGATTGTAACTTTTAACCATATAGCAATCATATTTATTGTCGAAGCTAGTAAATAACGTCCAAGGACAACCATCCCTTGTCCTTTTAGGTTCATTCTTAAATAAACCTCAACTAAACCCCTTTTGCAATAGCTTATTTTtgaacagcctccttgaattacTCATTATCTTTAAATCTCAGACCTAATTCCCACAAAGGGATAACACAGTTAGGATCATATCTATGTCATAGTGATTTGTTCCCTAGGTAAGCTCCACATATTTCATCATCAGATTGGTTATCACTATCCCCATATTCCACCAAATCTTAACTGTCTATATAGTCACTTTCATGCCCCTCTAGCTTgccctcattttccttgatctcaTCATCATCAACCATATCCTCTCCCACTTTTCTCTCTCCTTGAACACCTTCATTAGCATCATCCTCGTTACCATCTCCACTATCACCTTCAGGATTATCCTCAAAAATTTGCTTTTCTTGTCTAACAATTTTTTTCTAATGGTTTCTACTTTCTCATCCATATCACTGCCTACCGGTACATCAACTAAGAATGCGTCTTCTTTTGAACCAGCTTCACTACTAGAACCTACCTCAACATTTAGTACATCCTGACAAATCTCTACACTTGCACCCTCACCAACAGCATCTAATACAATACCAACATCATCTACACCATCAGTAGCAACACATACACCTTCACCAACGGTATCTACACCCTCAGTATCAACACTTAAACcctgttaagaaatggcttacaTGCAGCTAAGTCTGTTTTTTGTTGCATGCTTGTTGCAGCACGACAGCATGCTGACTTTGGGACCAACCAAGTAGGACCATGAACTAAACAGTAAAGCATGCAACCCTAAACCAATAgtgaatctgtttttttttttttccttcgttAAGGAAAATCCAAATATTGCAACTTAGTCAAAAAGTTGTCCTAAAACCAACAAAGCAACCTAGAAAATGGGTGTAGTCGACTCCGGCCTtaatcttttaataaaattacatatatatatataatataaaattgtaataactgaaatatataaatttttaaattttaaattaaaaataatataatattattttaaaaagttttaaaatactATGGGCGGATCTAAAATAGGCTTGGATTAGCCATTTACAAATATGAATgggtttggataaaattttagacccatattTTGGGTTGGAGTGGACTTAGACAAGCATAAAGTGTATTAATACCATGCTTAAATTCAATCCGAACTTATCTCAACCTAACCGATGAACACCTTTAAACGAGGAGAACTAAATATATAGCATCAATATATGCATTATTTAAAATTACCTCcaattttggtaaaaaaattaaattatacattatttatacaaatatatcCCAATTacattcatataaatatatttattttaataactagTAATTTACAATgtaattatagaaaaaataaaatagttaagataaaaaaataaaagttgctTTAAGATATCAAAACTTTGTATCAACCAATACGATTCAGTACAAATTGGTATTGATCAATAAGCCCAACCACATTGAAATAGTTTAAACACCTGGGAATTTTAACCGGAACAAAACATAAACTATTTGGTGTTGAtttgaaactaaaataatacgTACCGATCAATACGATACCAATTACCATGATTACATACCTTTCAAGAAGCAAAAGACCCATTCCAAAGAAGAATCAAGTGAAAATACAATAGGTCTTTCATTTTCTTACATTCTTTCTTGTAATTAGTATTTAGTGCTTCATTTTAAGATATATGTATAAGTTTTATTCTATCTTTTAGAGAACTTATATCTTGTAAATACCCCCCCCCACTTTGGAGaggttttctttatttattccaaatcatcaatttataatttgaagggtgtaacagcccaattttatctggcccaaattacaaacaaacaaataaataaattacaagcccaaataaccAACACAAAACCCTAAAGGCCCAAATAACCTAAAGCCCACAACCTACACtcttttagaaaattaaaaaaaaaccccagACCCCCTTTGAGCCGTCGTTCCTTGCCACGTTAGTGAGCACTTCGCTTGAAGACACCCGCTCCTTGAGGTCTGCGACTCAGCCACCGTTGCACAAAAATGGCAAAGGCGCCACTCCCATCATCGCAGTTCAGACTCTTCACCACCAcctataaagaagaaaaaaacaaaacaaaagcaaaaaaaaaaagaatatttgtaatcaatcggctataaaagccaaataaacaaatttaattaacacaaacaagcaatcaaaatacaaaaactttaaatttatttttatttttgaaacaaatagaaaaataagaaaaggaGTTTTTTTTACCTGTTCCGATCGTTGGTGAAAATCGTCTTCGGCTCGAGAAGTCTCAGAGTCCCTCTAAGGCTCTGTTCAGGGCCCCGTCAGAGGGAAGAAGAAACTGAAAGGTCTCTTTACTTTCGTCCcgattttgtcaaaattttagtatttttaccCCAAAACGGGGTTCCTTGTAAAAAAAGAGGGTTAAAATGGGggttttttggtgatttttcagcCACCGAAGACAATGGTCATCTATACCAGCGACCGACAGCCACAACAAAGGTCTGCCGTcgctaaaaaattcaaagaaaaaaaagaaggggactttttttaaaacaaaggaaaaatgaTTTATTGGgaaattttttaacttaaataggGTATTGATACAACGCCATTTTGGCTTGGTTCCATAAACCCCAAAACAATGTCATTTTGGGCATGATCCGCAATCCGACCCGACCCAACCCCCTTAGGATTCGCGCGTTTTTTAAAGAAGGGTTCTAATTGTTGCTttggcccttccgcttttttgctacttttcaatttagtcctactatttattatttttgcttttgtttttgcCCTTCTATTCTGTTTTTGTGCAATTTAGTTCCTCGACCACTGTGGACCCATTGAGGGAAGGACACATGTAAATTTGGGTGGGATAATTACCTTTTAAGCCCCTGtatattttatcctattttaatttaatccttttatgtcctttttttatgatttagacttttaattttgtatattttaaatttagccttttatttctttttttctttatttacccacttatttctttctttcttttgcaatacATACCTTAAATgtcatttaaatttcaatttaatccctcatttatttaatgttgcctatttatttactatatcttttattttaactttcaaaatccttgttatttatttatttttattatgcatttttattttatccctttattattattattattattatttctatcatttatattaatattacagTATTAATCATGAAGCAATATCGTTGTTATTGCCATAAATTGGTGTTTTTACTTTCATTATATTTGCTTCATCATCACTAATTAGCatgacatttttcttttttattttatttattcatttatttattcacctatcattttaatatcatcattttttaCTCGCCACCATGTTACTTCATTTTGCCAATCGCCGTGCCATcttgttaaaatatattaatccaTTTTTTACACTATGTtcgaataaactaaataaatatggttttaaaaattaCTTTCATTTTATCTAACGTATAGAAAACCTTTAAAATCGAGGCAATGTTCGTTATTTTTGGGATTTAAAGAAGTTGTGCTCCTAAGTTACAGAGTATGGCATCTTCCTAGATCCAAAGTAATTGAATAACctatttaaaataacaaaaaaaaatatttaggtaacAATCAAATGGCGAATATTCTGGTTTTCGAGGATTTGAGGGATCGTGTTCTTACTTACGGAGTATGATCTTTTCTTatcgattaactcaaaataaggccattttcataaaaaataatttacttgaGTAATATATTAATCAAATAACATTATATAAAGAGGGATTgtgttttaaattctcttcaaattttcaattatcgacactaagacatcaagtaatcaactaggtaccaattttaggcgtcaTGAGGGTGCTactccttcctcgtacgtaaccgactcccaaacccatttcttggattttgtagactgaaaatcattattttagtaaatcaaaccttttattaaaatgatcaaattacgaggtgatccgatcaaaCCTCataaaaatgattggtggcgactctattttcatttttaaaatgaaaagtcGATTTCcaaaaaggtttcgacagcttgacgactccactGGCAACAAAAAATAAGAGAATCAAGccgcgagttgattacttttggtctttttgtcaaaaattgataatttggtttaaattgacGATCCCATCTTTACATTTCATCCttcatatttaattttggtgGTAAATAATGTCTTCATCATTTTGGGTTACACAATGATATGTCTGCTTTATTGGTTCGAGTTTTTCTTGGTATATATCCACACATTGCATGACATAATCGTTCCATTTTGCccttcttaagtgggagtgagaagctattcctTCGTGTGGTCTTCACCTCCAGATAGGATAGTGGATTGCTTTtgggatacattcgtacctatgtcttcgtgaggtattcacctccgtatagccaaagggaaatgtattcccctaaactgaattcggtccatatgagcctataatgggtgaggattgaggaatttgctggttcaggtacccttactttagaactgaACCAATATAATGAGCTCTAAgaacctaccctaggtagaaccatatCAAACCTCGAGTGGTCACCCGAATATatgttctatttattatttttttctttgtattctAGCTTTGTATGAAATGTACTGACTTGTTTCGGTTTTTTTTTactgtgattgcattgcatttcatCATAGAAAgtggtgttgattcacgttcagttgctaaatagagagcttgtcatggaaaagggatttcttgataaagtgaaagATAATGCGGCCAtacgaatatggtccaagaagaCACAACAAGAGAAGGGCGCCAGCCTGACGGAGGTATGTATATCAGAACTATGGGATTTCACTCGCATTAGTgtaactcagaataatctccaatAGTTGAAAGAAATATGGGACCAATGGGATGATGAAACCAACCAGTTATTCTACTATGACTATGGTGATTTACCTTATTTACTTGATGTCAAAGTGGATAAGCACTTATTTTGAACTCTTACCCAATATTGGAATCTCGCCTATagctgcttcacttttgggaaggtagacTTGGTGCCCACTATAGAAGAGGACACAACTCTACTCCGTTGCCCGAGGGTCTAAGCTGATAAAGCTTATTTTAGAGCTGCCTACGTCCTGACTTTCTTAAAGAAGTTAATGTGCATAACTGGGATGAGCAAGCAATGGATCACGGCTCAAATTAAACAAAAGAGAGATATTAAATGCATCCTTTGAAAAAGTTTGCGGGATTTGATCTTGACATATCCGGCTACGAAAAAAAGAGTCGACATCTTCACCTTGAGTATTTACGGGTTGGTCACTTTCCCCAAAGCACTAGGGCACATAGATGATGCAGTTTTAGATTTATTTGACTAGCTTGATAAAAAGGTCACGCCTATCCCAGTAATTTTGGTTTCAGATCTTTAAGTGCATTTAGAGAGTAAGTGAAGGAAGATTTATCAGGTGTGCACAACTCTTGTTAGcctggttccatagccacttttggaaggtagaaaATGTCTCTTATTGAGTGTTCTCCAAAAACTACTCTTAGTTGAAAGAATTCATGGCTATTCCGAGACGAGATAACATTTATGAAGAAAAGTGAATGGCAATTCTCTAGAGTATCCAAAATAAAGATGTAGAATGGAAGAACCCTTGCATGATCCCTAATGAAATTTTGTACCGATATGAAGACTTTAACTGGGTCTCTATACTTAGGATATGGGGATCTGTTGGATATACCCTCTACttgtatcaagacagtataggtCGAAGCAATTTGTATCGACAACACAAGGGTTGCCTTAATGTGAGTTTGCGTACAAAAGTGATAATTACAAAAAGAAGGTTTGTGAAATATCGAACGCTTGAAACCAAACTCACAAAATGAAAAGATTTGTCACAAATCCCATGACAACCCCTGAATATAATTGATGATGGGGTAAACGAATCAATGACAATGTCCCTTCATTAAGTCAAGAAAACACTCGACTAATAGAAGAACACTTGCAAGTGATCCCTCTGAGTTAGAGATCGTAAAGCAAGACTTTGAAAAAAGGAGTTCGAAGttagaaaaaagataaaaaagttAGAAGAGAAAAAGATTAAGCTAGGATTAGACGTCAACGTCCAGAAGTTAGAagttgagaaaataaaaaaaggaaaaaaaaggccGAGAAAGACTTGGATAGTTTAAAAATAGATTATAAGAAATAGCATCTATCAATGAGAACTGTCATGTTGGGTAAAACGTCAAAAAAA
The genomic region above belongs to Gossypium hirsutum isolate 1008001.06 chromosome D05, Gossypium_hirsutum_v2.1, whole genome shotgun sequence and contains:
- the LOC121216900 gene encoding uncharacterized protein is translated as MNLKGQGMVVLGRYLLASTINMIAIWLKVTIMSLSVLGVIRTTLSLASIPKKCFKDKILADPIMIVATLKESCKNIRVYASYNICQTARRGVLKEKKGFYIDEYVHLWGYAVELISSNPGSTVSIQVYRDNDGKAIFYRLYDCLAGLKQGWKEGYKPFIVIDGCFLNSVCKRELLAVVGRDGNNQMFPVGWAVEWEGKQSWKWFLENPMVDLDHPNEFT